Proteins from a genomic interval of Malassezia vespertilionis chromosome 9, complete sequence:
- a CDS encoding uncharacterized protein (COG:P; MEROPS:MER0215799; EggNog:ENOG503NW7M) produces MPIKGRGAFPKPSTHEEHAEGVILQYVALRRPQSERAILLLKEVGAAVKPIMQKRGWRVPVLSEMFPRNKSLLGLNVNSGMKIYLRLRSPHEPSQFLEMCDLVGTMLHELAHNVRGPHDIQFYKILAELTDEYMAAQRLGYWPGIGFLGSGVRLGGELQPVSLAQRRTRAAEVALRRERARIGTGAHRLGGTTHSRRSTSELAAEAAMRRRQDSMTCPATWKDRDSLDVGDEDVIIVQDKPSVKGTQEDPITILDDV; encoded by the exons ATGCCCATCAAGGGGCGTGGCGCATTCCCCAAGCCGTCCACGCACGAGGAGCACGCCGAAGGCGTGATCCTGCAGTATGTAGCGTTGCGTCGACCACAATCAGAGCGCGCTATTTTGTTACTTAAAGAAGTTGGTGCTGCGGTGAAGCCTATCATGCAAAAACGAGGATGGC GTGTACCGGTCCTCTCGGAGATGTTTCCGCGAAATAAAAGCTTGCTGGGGCTGAATGTAAATAGCGGCATGAAAATATACCTCcgcctgcgctcgccgcacgAACCGTCGCAGTTTTTGGAAATGTGCGATTTGGTTGGCAC AATGCTCCATGAACTTGC GCATAATGTGCGTGGACCGCATGATATTCAATTTTACAAAATCCTCGCGGAGCTTACGGACGAATACATGGCGGCTCAACGCCTGGGGTACTGGCCGGGGATAGGGTTCCTGGGCAGTGGCGTGCGGCTCGGTGGCGAACTGCAGCCAGTCtctcttgcacagcgcaggACGCGTGCTGCTGAGGTGGCACTTCGGCGTGAACGTGCACGGATTGGCACTGGGGCGCACCGGCTTGGCGGCACGACGCATAGTAGACGGTCTACAAGCGAGCTTGCTGCAGAG gctgcaatgcgccgccgtcaAGATAGTATGACGTGTCCAGCGACGTGGAAGGACCGGGATTCACTTGATGTCGGTGACGAAGACGTGATTATTGTGCAAGACAAGCCGTCGGTAAAGGGGACACAGGAGGATCCTATCACAATCCTTGACGATGTATAA
- a CDS encoding uncharacterized protein (COG:K; EggNog:ENOG503Q0SH): MDPHFVTVTEEVRRQIPDAEPRIQDQVPATNSFIPRWMAEIKNESPRDITTLINPRLYTPQLTKLYKTDFRAWRAHMAETLSFLSDRTMIDDTLSYYLRELEPLIMCFNEFVLFKQMDALQRNLAAVHVVDNKKGGHKGFYDRGWENAGIQNDQVTGLPNVEQCEGYWTDHQSYGTISLLLTLLLVSFDSMTAEKIGDRLLFRSGESSVETRSGLYYLSIFFLRHSNCAENPSLSALQTFFLLQFRHLQMSCAPSNAVWSAASIRIAKLLGLHHLGSTRDDIIRLREQQSLCQQGPVKVKDDFINTMPGVREFAEGDLTLRELGRKVWCRMVTMDWLKSVQYDYTYCISDQMNCTEMPQMLEDEEVMNLATLPLEVLDDPDHISPNIALNVLLELGRIMRSISDVALLNLSKHRPLNLPYLDAMELDFRIIQLINSFPVYLRFNVRPEDAPLVKRIHAAHPYLPLQRLLLHEFVQYRLLRLHSSYLNLALRDPACHRSIDAYIESAEVVVAVWNELCRTRNPNQNMYFVKLHLVFAVLVLDKILAWIHGHPLHESAFLAADYQRIHGIFVKARDLAVQCGDTLPFKKHNMEYPLDHIGEWEEPGADKVDISFELSPRIHLEESGRVPVNMEQPDALYVAPTALPQVPDAKSVPSELSAPSWDSDNAALLAGIDFMLMNADMSSGVLGFADIVSNDFLSM, from the coding sequence ATGGATCCTCATTTTGTCACTGTCACGGAAGAGGTGCGGAGACAAATTCCGGATGCAGAGCCGCGAATCCAGGACCAAGTGCCGGCCACAAACTCTTTCATACCACGGTGGATGGCAGAAATCAAGAACGAGTCACCAAGAGATATTACCACCTTAATCAATCCGCGCTTGTATACACCACAGCTAACCAAACTATACAAGACCGATTTTCGTGcgtggcgagcgcacaTGGCTGAAACGCTATCTTTCCTCTCAGATCGCACTATGATTGACGATACGTTGTCATACTATTTGCGCGAGTTGGAGCCCCTTATAATGTGCTTCAACGAGTTTGTGCTGTTTAAGCAGATggatgcattgcagcgcaatTTGGCGGCCGTCCATGTCGTTGACAACAAGAAAGGGGGTCACAAAGGTTTTTACGACAGGGGTTGGGAAAATGCAGGCATACAAAACGACCAAGTTACAGGGCTGCCGAATGTTGAGCAGTGCGAAGGGTATTGGACGGATCATCAAAGCTATGGGACGATATCACTTCTCCTCACGCTTCTCCTCGTCTCGTTTGACTCCATGACAGCGGAAAAAATAGGCGACCGGCTTCTCTTCCGCAGTGGCGAGTCGTCGGTAGAGACACGATCAGGCCTGTACTATTTGAGCATTTTTTTCTTGCGCCACTCGAATTGTGCTGAAAATCCTTCCTTGTCGGCGCTCCAGACTTTTTTCCTGCTGCAATTCAGGCATTTGCAAATGTCTTGTGCACCAAGCAATGCAGTCtggagcgccgcttccaTCCGTATTGCAAAATTGCTGGGCCTTCATCACCTTGGAAGCACACGAGATGATATAATACGGCTGCGTGAGCAGCAGTCTTTGTGTCAGCAAGGCCCTGTCAAGGTGAAGGATGATTTTATCAACACGATGCCAGGAGTGCGCGAGTTCGCAGAAGGAGATTTGACACTGCGTGAGCTTGGACGAAAAGTGTGGTGCCGCATGGTCACGATGGATTGGCTAAAGTCTGTGCAGTATGACTATACCTATTGTATCTCGGACCAAATGAACTGCACCGAGATGCCACAAATGCTTGAGGACGAGGAAGTGATGAATCTCGCCACCCTCCCGCTTGAGGTACTGGACGATCCCGACCATATTTCGCCCAATATTGCGTTAAATGTGCTTCTGGAGCTTGGTCGAATTATGCGCTCGATATCCGACGTGGCTTTACTGAATTTGAGCAAGCACCGTCCCTTGAATCTTCCATACCTGGATGCAATGGAACTTGATTTCCGCATCATTCAGCTGATCAATTCCTTCCCCGTTTACCTGCGTTTTAATGTTCGTCCAGAAGATGCGCCTTTGGTGAAGCGCATCCATGCAGCACACCCGTACCTTCCTCTCCAAAGACTCCTTCTGCATGAGTTTGTACAGTATCGCCTTCTTCGTTTGCACAGCTCCTACCTGAACTTGGCCCTCCGTGATCCAGCCTGCCACCGCTCGATTGACGCATACATTGAGAGCGCAGAAGTGGTGGTTGCCGTGTGGAACGAATTATGTCGCACAAGAAACCCCAATCAAAACATGTATTTTGTCAAATTGCATTTGGTGTTTGCAGTGCTTGTGCTGGACAAGATTCTAGCATGGATCCACGGACACCCCCTTCATGAATCCGCTTTTCTTGCAGCAGATTACCAACGCATACACGGAATTTTTGTCAAGGCCCGCGACCTGGCCGTGCAGTGTGGCGACACATTGCCTTTTAAGAAGCACAATATGGAATATCCTCTTGATCATATCGGTGAGTGGGAAGAGCCGGGAGCGGATAAGGTGGACATTTCTTTCGAATTGTCACCTAGAATACACTTGGAAGAGTCGGGCAGAGTACCTGTCAACATGGAGCAACCTGATGCTCTCTATGTTGCCCCTACGGCATTGCCGCAAGTTCCTGATGCGAAGAGCGTCCCATCTGAATTGAGTGCACCGTCTTGGGATTCAGACAATGCAGCTCTGCTTGCTGGGATCGATTTTATGCTGATGAATGCGGACATGAGCTCTGGGGTTCTTGGGTTTGCGGATATTGTGAGTAACGATTTCCTATCGATGTAG
- the PEX12 gene encoding ubiquitin-protein ligase peroxin 12 (EggNog:ENOG503NU4Q; COG:O) yields MDVLANIDPTASGNALVDPYRPSFFELIAQAQLAELLKPAARYVLTVLAQRNPRYLLRIANRFEEIYALLMLLVDRHYLRTWNASFTENFYGLMRRRCPAISAKRIEASASQRALQEAQRLRPREINASLFMLVGAPYIEAKLTQYWEHLGGGISDANDLFNDEPAFRGVAHEQTLRQKWEGVFRKGYPYAKVFYQLWMLAYNIGYLFNRTPYWRPWYRWLRMDVRRMQGNEQPLVSLTTRPLPPPTKFPLLFLWALSKRGSAFVFEMLKYALPASIFFFKFLEWWYSPSNPRRRSNDDGDAATTKNIAPPEPLLPSEDGVLIIRPETWKDPRILTQPAPSTDPFADAEPPRGLLHNACPLCGVAPIQNAALLASGYAFCYTCAHAYVDKWHRCPVTWMDLPGGVEQIRKVLV; encoded by the coding sequence ATGGATGTGCTGGCTAATATTGACCCGACGGCCTCGGGCAATGCGCTCGTGGACCCGTACCGCCCCTCCTTCTTCGAGTTGATTGCACAAGCTCAGCTGGCAGAGCTATTGAAGCCAGCTGCACGCTATGTGCTGaccgtgcttgcgcagcgcaatcCACGCTACCTCTTACGGATAGCGAACCGCTTTGAAGAAATATACGCGTTGCTGATGTTGCTCGTCGACCGACACTATTTGCGGACGTGGAACGCATCGTTTACAGAAAACTTTTACGGGCTcatgcggcggcggtgtCCTGCGATCTCGGCAAAGCGTATAGAAGCGAGTGCGAGCCaacgtgcgctgcaagaagcgcaacgTCTGCGCCCTCGCGAAATCAACGCTTCCCTGTTTATGCTTGTCGGCGCACCGTACATCGAGGCGAAACTTACACAGTACTGGGAGCACCTCGGTGGTGGTATCAGCGACGCAAACGACCTGTTCAACGACGAGCCTGCATTCCGTGGCGTGGCACACGAACAGACACTGCGGCAAAAATGGGAAGGTGTGTTCCGCAAAGGATATCCGTATGCAAAAGTGTTTTACCAGCTATGGATGCTTGCATACAATATTGGCTACCTGTTCAACCGCACGCCCTACTGGCGGCCTTGGTACCGATGGCTGCGCATGGATGTGCGGCGTATGCAAGGGAACGAGCAGCCGCTCGTATCGCTGACTACCAGGCCGCTTCCACCGCCGACCAAGTTCCCGCTCCTGTTTCTCTGGGCACTTTCAAAGCGCGGCTCTGCGTTTGTGTTTGAGATGCTCAAATACGCACTTCCTGCCTCGATTTTCTTCTTCAAGTTTTTGGAGTGGTGGTACAGCCCGAGTAACCcccggcggcgcagcaatgACGACGGCGATGCTGCGACGACCAAAAACATTGCCCCACCTGAGCCACTTCTTCCAAGCGAGGACGGCGTCCTGATCATACGCCCTGAAACGTGGAAGGATCCGCGCATCCTCACGCAGCCCGCACCGAGCACCGATCCATTCGCCGATGCCGAGCCGCCGCGTGGCTTGCTTCATAACGCGTGCCCACTTTGTGGTGTTGCGCCTATACAAAACGCGGCATTGCTTGCGTCAGGTTACGCATTCTGCTATACATGTGCGCATGCCTATGTGGACAAGTGGCACAGGTGCCCCGTTACATGGATGGACTTGCCTGGAGGCGTAGAGCAGATCCGCAAGGTCCTTGTATAA
- the IRR1 gene encoding cohesin complex subunit (COG:D; EggNog:ENOG503NXJ6; BUSCO:EOG09260R84) has protein sequence MAESRGTRSRRSAATVASEAISENASSHSGRRLSKRVREPSVESDSSLSSLSDEAPQPKRTRAKSANAPRINVTELDDNELFNAVRVAEASIEEATENWVVNFQGEPSEALALLVTFLLRLSGSDAKVDSEKVMDTEHAEDTLEAIQAEFSQSAVAQYPIVARSKNMRSVRKHAESLVDRLINDAGEAEILQEVYFLGTLQTWLVTLSQSSLRSFRHTGTLVAMWVLYAFSAQLEQVRENHDVAVRQRDAEARKAEGSRSRMTHSAQKIEQLDVLRDTLVAQIDELASNVFTPRCRDVDAAIRIDCIQQLGVLLTSFPAQYMQAFYLQHLNTALSDPDTHVRLSALRDVHGVCTAENMDALAVFAETSRKRIVEMALYDMDLSVRTVAFSVLEAMNKHAMLDNEQRSTLAIHIFDIDTKIRVAAASFLVSLLSELESSARIQQLAALLVQYNAQLEKMGSEQHVPPSSPTLFALVQPRLGRISIALEAVWDATDSVHSWQPYIDLALDEKEQAEQESAIVEMLAAAVRLTKDRVTEEEVSPIEACSTALMTALPKLLAKFSADAPRIADLLLIPQHMDLNVYHESRNVDAFERLWEDVCAHFMRHAEPLLLHNAADSLRHLAAAPVAVSTGSAKLGALQETVLDKLQGTLHERTIDTTLFTEDDVHIIQASLARLCALMKAMDASAALDGAAEWHIVVQLARRGRLMHAQEQDFACLALQTLSLYLFWRAKQVLDAPDPAQIETVGQRRDELLSVFAELMALEGEGTRSVQEVALQNTCMIFTLFFSVQTLEGEEQVAQRLQLAPSDSAQQNCAHTMQSLLEHYLATFRAESEQNVAVNATQHAQRKVPRNNVVPGASPALLETGLVVCAAASPYVAALRVGAFGVAYAATLLRYYAYLNASFDALCHELVSVLRDDGLHAKRGWLVCETILDALKQSFGLHLLYADEASEAHFAALSRQLANATMVRGPGFSVVEAIDADAMVTLHVAGIQQVLQYIIDGTCDQARAVVFFKGLSNLLSTVTPADAIKIHSVLHQRFAAAHVEANAREKQWDPYYSYEKRLLNLAAKDPKIVKEADHVA, from the exons ATGGCTGAATCTCGGGGCACGCGTTCGaggcgcagtgccgcaaCGGTAGCGTCGGAGGCGATCTCTGAGAATGCATCGTCTCATAGTGGACGACGCTTgagcaagcgcgtgcgcgagccTTCCGTAGAGAGTGATTCGTCGCTGTCGTCGCTGTCGGATGAAGCGCCACAGCCAAAAAGAAcacgcgcaaagagcgcgaatgcgccgcgcataaATGTTaccgagctggacgacaACGAGTTATTCA ATGCGGTACGAGTCGCAGAGGCGAGTATCGAAGAAGCGACGGAAAATTGGGTTGTGAATTTTCAAGGTGAGCCGAGCGAAGCGCTAGCGCTTCTTGTTACAtttttgctgcgccttTCTGGCTCCGATGCCAAGGTGGATAGTGAGAAGGTCATGGACACGGAGCATGCCGAAGATACGCTCGAAGCGATCCAGGCAGAGTTTTCTCAGAGTGCAGTTGCACAGTATCCTAttgtcgcgcgctcgaAAAACATGCGAtccgtgcgcaagcacgcagAGTCGCTTGTTGATCGTTTAATTAATGACGCTGGAGAAGCGGAAATTTTGCAGGAGGTCTACTTTTTGGGTACCCTGCAAACGTGGCTTGTAACTCTCTCTCAGTCTTCTTTGCGCTCCTTCCGGCATACAGGCACACTGGTCGCGATGTGGGTCTTGTATGCATTCTCtgcacagctcgagcaAGTGCGAGAGAATCACGATGTGGCTGtgcggcagcgcgacgcagagGCGAGGAAAGCTGAAGGCAGCCGAAGCAGGATGACGCACTCTGCGCAGAAAATAGAGCAGCTcgatgtgctgcgcgatacGCTCGTTGCGCAAATCGATGAGCTTGCAAGCAATGTTTTTACGCCGCGATGCCGTGACGtcgacgcggcgatccGAATTGACTGTAtccagcagctcggcgtgctccTCACGTCCTTCCCGGCGCAGTACATGCAAGCATTTTACTTGCAGCACCTCAACACCGCGCTTTCTGATCCCGATACCCACGTTCGGCTgagtgcgctgcgcgacgtgcatgGTGTATGCACGGCGGAGAACATGGACGCGCTTGCTGTCTTTGCTGAGACGAGCAGAAAGAGGATTGTGGAAATGGCGCTGTACGATATGGACTTGTCTGTGCGTACTGTCGCTTTTTCTGTGCTTGAGGCGATGAACAAGCATGCGATGCTGGACAatgagcagcgcagcacccTTGCGATACACATCTTTGACATTGACACCAAGATTCGTGTTGCAGCCGCGAGCTTCCTAGTAAGCTTGCTGTCTGAGTTggagagcagcgcaaggatccagcagcttgccgcgcttctcgTCCAGTacaatgcgcagctggaAAAGATGGGCAGCGAGCAGCATGTGCCGCCTTCTTCGCCCACTCTGTTTGCACTTGTGCAGCCGCGACTCGGCAGGATTAGTATCGCATTGGAAGCGGTATGGGATGCGACAGACTCGGTTCACAGCTGGCAGCCGTACATTGACCTGGCACTTGACGAAAAAGAACAAGCGGAGCAAGAATCAGCTATTGTAGAGAtgcttgcagcggcagTGCGACTTACCAAGGACCGCGTCACCGAAGAGGAAGTTTCGCCCATCGAGGCTTGTAGCACTGCATTGATGACTGCGTTGCCGAAACTGCTTGCCAAGTTCAgtgcggatgcgccgcgcattgccgACCTATTGTTGATCCCACAGCACATGGACTTGAACGTGTATCACGAAAGCCGCAATGTTGATGCGTTTGAGCGCTTGTGGGAAGAtgtgtgcgcgcattttaTGCGCCATGCTGAGCCTTTATTGCTTCACAACGCCGCAGACTCGCTTCGGCAcctcgctgctgcgccggtAGCAGTTAGCACAGGCAGTGCGAAgctcggcgcactgcaAGAAACGGTGCTTGATAAGCTGCAGGGTACGCTGCACGAGCGTACGATCGATACCACGCTTTTCACAGAGGACGATGTACACATTATTCAAGCGAGCCTTGCGCGTCTGTGTGCATTGATGAAAGCAAtggacgcaagcgcagcattgGATGGTGCGGCTGAATGGCACATTGTCGTTCAgctggcgcgacgaggccgtctcatgcacgcgcaagagcaAGACTTTGCCTGCCTCGCACTCCAAACACTTTCGCTCTACCTGttttggcgcgcaaagcaggtgctcgatgcgccagACCCAGCACAGATCGAGACAGTggggcagcgccgcgacgaaCTGCTTTCTGTTTTTGCGGAACTTATGGCGCTGGAGGGCGAAGGCACACGCAGTGTCCAGGAAGTGGCACTGCAAAATACATGCATGATCTTTACACTTTTCTTCTCCGTTCAAACGCTGGAAGGGGAAGAGCAAGTGGCGCAAAGGTTGCAGCTCGCGCCTTCCGACTCGGCCCAGCAGAACTGTGCGCATACCATGCAGTCGCTGCTGGAGCACTACCTCGCCACATTTCGTGCGGAATCGGAACAGAATGTGGCTGTGAATGCGACCCAGCATGCCCAGCGAAAAGTCCCACGCAACAACGTCGTTCcaggcgcatcgccggcaTTGCTCGAGACGGGCCTTGTGgtatgcgctgctgcgtctcCCTATGTGGCGGCCTTGCGTGTAGGCGCGTTTGGCGTTGCCTATGCAGCAACGCTCTTGCGCTACTATGCCTACTTGAACGCAAGTTTTGATGCACTCTGCCACGAACTCGTCTCGGTGCTCCGCGACGATGGATTgcatgccaagcgcggctgGCTTGTTTGCGAGACAATACTGGATGCACTGAAGCAAAGCTTTGGGCTCCATCTTTTGTATGCAGACGAGGCGAGCGAGGCGCATTTTGCCGCACTCTCGCGGCAGCTTGCAAATGCAACCATGGTCCGTGGCCCGGGCTTTTCTGTGGTCGAGGCGATTGATGCGGACGCCATGGTAACGCTCCATGTCGCTGGCATCCAGCAGGTGTTGCAGTACATCATAGATGGCACGTGTGAtcaagcgcgagctgtgGTGTTTTTCAAGGGTCTCTCGAACCTGCTCTCGACAGTGACACCAGCGGATGCGATCAAAATTCATTCTGTGCTGCACCAACGCTtcgctgcggcacacgTCGAggccaatgcgcgcgagaaaCAGTGGGATCCCTACTATTCGTACGAAAAACGCCTATTAAACCTTGCTGCGAAGGACCCAAAGATTGTCAAGGAAGCCGATCATGTTGCTTAG
- a CDS encoding uncharacterized protein (EggNog:ENOG503P0G4), translating to MSGTKRLNKELSELVANPPAGIVSIKPDESNFFRWNAVMQGPPSSPYEGGRFHILLEFPLDYPFKGVNVHLENKVYHPNIDDDGALCIDAWKPSTKVYSVLESIYQLLVEPNPDDPLVSAIVADDVATYAIYTSPNHAPVAYHLPTLIVTPYGQPQHILYTYVHTNYNQEASMMGELCVAKMIPPSGTRRLGGPEQPKASPSDRSVFCEASRNLKWTISNAGINAPVYKLMLPNPDMPGNDQPLFQISKPNPNAMWWSMFYFTYGGHLIPPKRIEFGRIQKNAVEGNAGGAGTCVTITGRTPEETAVWQTLGEGNEDMVEWIVLCAALNLIDEEIIKAASRKLTDQPGMQLNETSVAPIAHAQRPPPPAMNGAPRMPESKPTLIQGKPNPIMQPLTNRPPAKPQAKSGGFRLFKKK from the exons ATGTCTGGCACGAAACGACTGAACAAGGAGCTTTCTGAACTAGTCGCGAACCCGCCAGCAGGGATTGTATCAATTAAGCCGGATGAATCTAATTTTTTCCGATGGAACGCTGTGATGCAAGGACCTCCGTCTTCTCCGTACGAGGGCGGCCGCTTTCAC ATCTTGCTAGAATTTCCCCTTGACTATCCCTTCAAAGGTGTGAATGTGCATCTCGAAAACAAGGTATACCATCCAAATATTGACGATGACGGAG CCTTATGCATTG ATGCGTGGAAACCATCGACTAAGGTATACTCAG TGCTCGAATCTATCTATCAACTACTTGTGGAGCCGAATCCTGATGATCCTCTTGTCTCTGCCATTG TCGCTGACGATGTAGCAACGTACGCTATTTACACGTCGCCGAACCATGCTCCTGTTGCATACCATCTTCCCACACTCATTGTGACACCGTATG GTCAACCTCAGCATATTCT GTACACGTATGTACACACGAACTACAACCAGGAAGC ATCCATGATGGGAGAGCTGTGTGTGGCCAAGATGATTCCCCCGTCCGGCACGCGCCGTCTCGGCGGCCCCGAACAGCCCAAAGCTAGCCCTAGTGATCGCTCGGTTTTTTGcgaagcgtcgcgcaactTAAAGTGGACTATATCGAATGCGGGCATCAACGCACCTGTCTACAAGCTCATGCTGCCTAACCCCGACATGCCTGGTAACGATCAGCCACTTTTTCAAATTTCGAAGCCGAATCCAAACGCAATGTGGTGGTCTATGTTCTACTTTACATACGGCGGTCATCTCATCCCGCCAAAGCGTATCGAGTTTGGAAGGATCCAAAAAAATGCAGTAGAAGGCAATGCTGGTGGTGCAGGCACTTGCGTTACCATTACCGGACGTACGCCGGAAGAAACGGCTGTTTGGCAGACGCTGGGCGAGGGTAACGAAGACATGGTCGAGTGGATCGTGCTctgtgcagcgctgaaCCTCATTGACGAAGAAATCATCAAGGCAGCGAGCCGAAAGCTTACCGATCAGCCAGGCATGCAACTGAATGAGACGTCTGTTGCACCCATCGCACACGCACAGCGGCCTCCTCCTCCGGCAATGAACGGAGCGCCGCGTATGCCGGAGAGCAAGCCGACACTGATACAAGGCAAGCCAAACCCAATCATGCAGCCATTGACCAACCGCCCTCCCGCTAAGCCGCAGGCAAAGAGTGGCGGCTTCCGACTCTTTAAGAAAAAATAA
- the THG1 gene encoding tRNA(His) guanylyltransferase (TransMembrane:1 (o44-61i); BUSCO:EOG09264G0H; EggNog:ENOG503NXAV; COG:H), translated as MNEAARAVLREFKGHITLAFGESDEYSFLLDRDSNLYNRRQSKLVSHIVSVFTGAYVFMWSRYMRIPLERPPSFDGRLVMYPTAREVRDYFSWRQADSTFAAALTQPAHINNLYNTVFWALVLQGQQTEHEAHETLKGTFSSDKHEILYTRFGINYDKLPALYRKGTTLVWAPVPGQQPRSKPKTELRSLHVDIISDAFWMHTDDAPPALPTSTSDLFYEAPDRLTGPGLGERVLE; from the coding sequence ATGaacgaagcggcgcgcgctgtgtTGCGCGAGTTTAAGGGGCATATCACACTCGCATTTGGCGAGAGCGACGAGTACAGTTTTCTTTTAGACCGCGACTCGAACTTGTACAATCGACGACAAAGCAAGCTGGTCTCGCACATTGTTTCGGTTTTTACAGGGGCGTACGTATTTATGTGGTCGCGATACATGCGTATTCCACTGGAACGTCCACCATCGTTTGACGGACGGCTAGTGATGTACCCAACGGCTcgcgaggtgcgcgactATTTTTCTTGGCGCCAGGCGGATAGTACgtttgcagcagcgctaACACAGCCAGCGCACATTAATAACTTGTACAACACTGTGTTCTGGGCACTTGTGCTCCAGGGACAACAGACGGAGCACGAGGCACATGAGACGCTCAAAGGGACATTTTCGTCTGACAAGCATGAAATTTTGTATACGCGCTTTGGCATCAATTATGACAAACTGCCCGCGCTGTACCGCAAAGGCACGACGCTAGTCTGGGCACCGGTGCCGGGACAACAGCCACGCTCGAAACCCAAGACGGAACTGCGCTCACTCCACGTAGACATTATCAGCGACGCGTTCTGGATGCACAcagacgacgcgccgccggcgctACCGACGTCTACTTCGGACTTGTTCTACGAAGCGCCGGACCGTCTCACCGGCCCAGGGCTTGGCGAACGCGTACTTGAGTAA